In Agrobacterium sp. RAC06, a single window of DNA contains:
- the ahcY gene encoding adenosylhomocysteinase, with the protein MSKHDYVIADIGLADFGRKEISIAETEMPGLMACREEFGASQPLKGARITGSLHMTIQTAVLIETLVALGADVRWASCNIFSTQDHAAAAIAAAGIPVFAIKGESLTDYWEYTDKIFQWTDGGFSNMILDDGGDATMYILLGARAEAGEDVLSNPQSEEEEILVAQIKKRLAASPGWFTKQRDAIKGVTEETTTGVHRLYELAKKGLLPFPAINVNDSVTKSKFDNKYGCKESLVDGIRRGTDVMMAGKVAVVCGYGDVGKGSAASLRGAGARVKVTEVDPICALQAAMDGFEVVTLEDVVSSADIFITTTGNKDVIRIEHMREMKDMAIVGNIGHFDNEIQVASLKNLRWTNIKPQVDMIEFPKGNRMILLSEGRLLNLGNATGHPSFVMSASFTNQVLGQIELFAKTDEYKPGVYVLPKHLDEKVARLHLEKLGVKLTTLSDEQAAYIGVTAQGPFKAEHYRY; encoded by the coding sequence ATGAGCAAACATGACTATGTGATCGCTGATATCGGTCTTGCCGATTTCGGCCGCAAGGAAATCAGCATCGCTGAAACCGAAATGCCGGGCCTGATGGCCTGCCGCGAAGAATTCGGCGCGAGCCAGCCGCTGAAGGGTGCACGGATCACCGGTTCGCTGCATATGACGATCCAGACCGCTGTTCTGATCGAAACGCTCGTCGCGCTCGGTGCCGATGTCCGCTGGGCATCCTGCAACATCTTCTCGACCCAGGACCACGCCGCTGCAGCGATCGCCGCTGCCGGCATCCCGGTCTTTGCGATCAAGGGCGAGTCGCTCACCGATTACTGGGAATACACCGACAAGATCTTCCAGTGGACCGACGGCGGCTTCTCCAACATGATCCTCGATGATGGCGGCGATGCCACCATGTACATCCTGCTCGGCGCCCGCGCAGAAGCCGGCGAGGACGTTCTTTCCAATCCGCAGTCGGAAGAAGAAGAAATCCTGGTTGCGCAGATCAAGAAGCGTCTCGCCGCTTCGCCTGGCTGGTTCACCAAGCAGCGCGATGCGATCAAGGGTGTCACCGAAGAAACCACCACCGGCGTGCATCGCCTTTATGAACTCGCCAAGAAGGGCCTCCTCCCCTTCCCGGCCATCAACGTCAACGACTCGGTCACCAAGTCGAAGTTCGACAACAAGTATGGCTGCAAGGAATCGCTGGTCGACGGCATTCGCCGCGGTACCGACGTGATGATGGCCGGCAAGGTCGCTGTCGTCTGCGGTTACGGCGACGTCGGCAAGGGTTCGGCCGCCTCGCTGCGCGGCGCCGGCGCCCGCGTCAAGGTGACGGAAGTCGATCCGATCTGCGCCCTGCAGGCCGCCATGGACGGCTTTGAAGTGGTCACGCTGGAAGACGTGGTCTCCTCGGCCGACATCTTCATCACCACGACCGGCAACAAGGACGTCATCCGCATCGAGCATATGCGCGAGATGAAGGACATGGCGATCGTCGGCAATATCGGCCACTTCGACAACGAAATTCAGGTCGCTTCTCTGAAGAACCTGCGTTGGACGAACATCAAGCCGCAGGTCGACATGATCGAGTTCCCGAAGGGCAACCGCATGATCCTGCTGTCTGAGGGTCGTCTCTTGAACCTCGGAAATGCAACGGGTCACCCGTCCTTCGTGATGTCTGCGTCGTTCACCAACCAGGTTCTCGGCCAGATCGAACTCTTCGCCAAGACCGACGAGTACAAGCCGGGCGTCTACGTCCTGCCGAAGCACCTCGACGAAAAGGTCGCTCGCCTGCACCTCGAAAAGCTCGGCGTGAAGCTGACGACGCTCTCGGACGAACAGGCCGCCTATATCGGAGTCACGGCGCAGGGTCCGTTCAAGGCAGAGCACTACCGCTATTAA
- a CDS encoding HPr family phosphocarrier protein, whose protein sequence is MTAMADPISRDLLIINKRGLHARASAKFVQTVSGFDASVSVSKDGTTVGGTSIMGLMMLAASPGCSICVSASGSQAEDVMNALAALVADRFGEEM, encoded by the coding sequence CGACCCGATCTCCCGCGATCTTTTGATCATCAACAAGCGTGGCCTGCATGCGCGCGCCTCCGCCAAATTCGTACAGACCGTCAGCGGCTTCGATGCGAGCGTCAGCGTCTCCAAGGATGGAACGACTGTCGGCGGCACCTCGATCATGGGTTTGATGATGCTGGCGGCAAGCCCGGGGTGCTCGATCTGCGTCTCGGCTTCGGGCAGTCAGGCCGAGGACGTCATGAACGCACTTGCCGCCCTGGTCGCGGACCGCTTTGGTGAAGAGATGTAA
- a CDS encoding sensor histidine kinase, with the protein MTAGFPSLWRPVSERKNGMLHELSHRPALALRRRVLACGSALASLFAPGLAYAQATTAMRGFNSIDVAGYAVLLGSVSAALIFAAVLLRQRNKLDGEVRELRSAYSDSQQKISRYQTLIADKNRRTVIWDGHNGRAELLGQLPAETGAPQQDPDFLAFGRWLKPHSASEVEHAIEALRLNAKTFDLVVETQRGDVLEVQGNLYGGRAYAHFVALDNLRAELAELKIERNRLRSSIATFESLLDSIEQPVWQRDGDGRLVWVNQAYSDAVESTSPQQAVQEGREILGTLTREKIKASATPESPFHDTVSTAVRGARTFFDVVDVRGPGGSCGMAIDVSSSETLREELARTLKSHADTLDHLATPVAIFDADRRLQFYNQAFLQLWGLETKFLESRPDHAELLDRLRAAHKLPEQLSWKAWKDNCLSVYRALETQTDLWHLPNGQTLRVIASAHPQGGATWVFENLTEQFNLETRYNTLVQVQGETIDHLSEGVAVFGPDGRIQLSNPAFRALWGITETQAAVGTHIRLLEAACAPSYDKPDGWKAYGKMITSFEDERPSSQGTLELYSGLVLDYAVTPLPNAQTMLTFVNMTDSVRAERALKEKNEALRKADELKNDFVQHVSYELRSPLTNIIGFTDLLKTPTIGPLNERQAEYIDHISTSSSVLLTIVNDILDLATVDAGIMQLDYSEIDLSDLLDDVSMQMTDRLQESSVTLEIAAPAQLGHLIADRQRLKQILIKILTNAVNFAPEGSVVSMKCWRDGTDFSFSVTDSGCGMSADLLSSAFDRFSTSAKGGKRSGPGLGLSIVQSFVNLHKGDVKIESEPGQGTTVHCRIPNASIPQMIAAAE; encoded by the coding sequence ATGACGGCCGGTTTTCCAAGCCTCTGGCGGCCAGTTTCTGAGCGAAAAAACGGGATGCTCCACGAGCTGTCCCATCGTCCCGCCTTGGCGCTGAGAAGGCGTGTTCTGGCTTGCGGAAGTGCGCTCGCGAGCCTGTTTGCTCCGGGCCTTGCGTATGCGCAGGCGACGACCGCCATGCGCGGCTTCAACAGCATCGACGTCGCCGGATATGCGGTGCTTCTCGGTTCGGTTTCGGCCGCCCTGATCTTCGCGGCTGTTCTCTTGCGTCAACGCAACAAACTCGATGGCGAAGTGCGCGAACTGCGCTCCGCCTATTCGGACAGTCAGCAGAAGATCTCACGCTATCAGACGCTGATTGCCGACAAGAATCGCCGCACGGTGATCTGGGACGGTCACAACGGCCGCGCCGAGCTTCTCGGACAGCTCCCGGCGGAGACGGGTGCTCCCCAGCAGGATCCGGACTTTCTGGCGTTCGGACGCTGGCTGAAGCCTCATTCCGCCAGTGAGGTGGAGCACGCAATCGAGGCACTCCGGCTGAACGCCAAGACTTTCGATCTCGTGGTCGAGACCCAGCGCGGAGACGTTTTGGAGGTTCAGGGCAACCTCTACGGTGGCCGCGCCTATGCGCATTTCGTGGCGCTGGACAATCTGCGTGCAGAACTCGCTGAACTCAAGATCGAACGCAACCGGTTGCGAAGCTCGATCGCGACCTTCGAATCGCTGCTCGATTCGATCGAACAGCCGGTCTGGCAGCGGGATGGCGACGGGCGTCTCGTCTGGGTGAACCAGGCCTATAGCGATGCCGTCGAATCCACGTCACCGCAACAGGCGGTGCAGGAAGGACGCGAGATCCTGGGCACTCTGACGCGTGAGAAGATCAAGGCTTCCGCAACGCCGGAATCACCGTTCCACGATACCGTTTCGACCGCCGTCCGCGGCGCACGCACCTTCTTCGACGTCGTCGATGTGCGGGGGCCTGGCGGCTCCTGCGGCATGGCAATCGACGTCTCCTCCTCCGAGACACTCAGGGAGGAACTTGCGCGGACCCTCAAGAGCCATGCCGATACGCTCGATCATCTCGCGACCCCGGTTGCGATCTTCGACGCTGATCGCCGCCTGCAGTTCTACAATCAGGCTTTCCTCCAGCTATGGGGTCTCGAGACCAAGTTCCTTGAAAGCCGACCGGATCATGCCGAACTGCTCGACCGCTTGCGCGCCGCGCACAAGCTGCCGGAGCAGCTGAGCTGGAAAGCCTGGAAGGACAATTGCCTTTCTGTCTATCGGGCGCTCGAAACCCAGACCGACCTATGGCATCTGCCCAACGGCCAGACGCTGCGCGTGATCGCCTCGGCTCACCCGCAGGGCGGCGCGACCTGGGTCTTTGAAAACCTGACCGAACAATTCAATCTGGAAACCCGCTACAATACGCTGGTCCAGGTGCAGGGCGAAACCATCGACCATCTGTCGGAGGGTGTTGCCGTTTTCGGGCCCGATGGCCGGATTCAGCTCTCCAACCCCGCCTTCCGGGCACTCTGGGGCATCACCGAGACCCAGGCGGCGGTCGGCACGCATATCCGGCTGCTCGAAGCCGCCTGTGCGCCGTCCTATGACAAGCCGGACGGCTGGAAAGCCTACGGCAAGATGATCACCAGCTTCGAGGACGAACGTCCTTCCAGCCAGGGGACGCTCGAACTCTATTCCGGCCTCGTCCTCGACTATGCCGTGACGCCACTGCCCAACGCACAGACCATGCTGACCTTCGTCAACATGACGGACAGCGTCCGGGCGGAACGGGCCTTGAAGGAGAAGAATGAAGCGCTGCGGAAGGCCGACGAGCTGAAGAACGATTTCGTCCAGCACGTCTCCTACGAACTTCGCTCGCCGCTCACCAACATCATCGGCTTCACCGATCTTCTGAAGACACCGACGATCGGTCCGCTCAACGAGCGGCAGGCCGAATACATCGATCATATTTCGACGTCGTCGTCCGTCCTCCTGACCATCGTCAACGACATCCTAGATCTCGCGACCGTGGATGCCGGGATCATGCAGCTCGACTATTCAGAGATCGATCTGAGCGACCTGCTCGACGATGTCTCCATGCAGATGACCGATCGGCTCCAGGAGAGCAGCGTGACGCTGGAGATTGCTGCCCCTGCCCAGCTCGGCCACCTGATCGCAGACCGGCAGCGGTTGAAGCAGATCCTCATCAAGATCCTGACGAACGCCGTCAATTTCGCACCCGAAGGCAGCGTGGTTTCCATGAAATGCTGGCGCGACGGCACCGACTTCTCGTTCTCGGTGACTGACAGTGGCTGCGGCATGAGCGCCGATCTCCTGTCCTCGGCCTTCGATCGATTTTCGACGAGCGCCAAGGGTGGCAAGCGCAGCGGACCGGGCCTTGGTCTGTCGATCGTCCAGAGCTTCGTCAATCTCCACAAGGGAGACGTCAAGATCGAGAGCGAGCCAGGTCAGGGTACCACGGTTCATTGCCGCATCCCCAATGCCAGCATACCGCAGATGATCGCCGCCGCAGAATGA